Part of the Fusibacter sp. A1 genome is shown below.
CCTTTGATATATAGTCTTCCGTTCATCGCAATCTCCTCTTTTTTTGTGTTTTAATCCAATTCTTAACTAAATTATACTAGAAACGTTTGAACAAGCAAATAATTAGGCATATACTGATAATAGAATAATTTTAGGAGAGGTGACTTATGAATATGTTTACACAATTGGCATCAAGCGACATGATGATTACCATTAGTATGAAGGACTTGCTTTTATCTGTGTTTTGGATCTTTATGATCGTCGCAGTAGGCATGATCATCGCCATTCTTTTTAAAGCTTATCAGGCGGTAAGGGATTTCAGGGCGATCGTAGCTGAAAATCGCGAGAACATCAACCTGACACTCAACGAAGTGCCTCAGATCACGAAGAATGTTCAAGAAGTGACGACCGAAGTGACACACGCCGCAAAAACGTTTAGACCCACAGTGGACAATATCGCCGAAACTTCAGAAAGCGTCACAGAAACCATAAAGAACAACAATCCTGTGAACGAAGCGATCGTCAGCGCGTACAAAACAGTCAATAACGTCCATAAGCTTGTCGACAGCTTTAGCAAGAAACACAAAGGCAAAGAAGAAGCCGAATTCGATATCGTTGCCGAAGTGATCAAACCAAAATCCGAGTGATCTTTTTTCGACCGAAACCTTACCTATTTTGTCAGTCTTTGTTTATTACCAGATTTTGAGGGTAATTAGATACTGAATCACTTAAAATTTAAATGATAAAGATTTTCAGTTCGGTTACTAATTAGTTTTTGAGTAAGTCTTGACTTTTTATGTCAATCTTGTTACTATTTTAAGTGAGAAATTTGTCGAGATTTGTCAAATTAGTTAAGGAGGAGAACATTATGAAATCAACCGGTATTGTTAGAAAAGTGGACGAACTAGGTCGTGTTGTAATTCCGATCGAGTTGAGAAGAACACTATCCATTGGCGAGAAAGACGCGCTAGAAATCTTCACAGAATCTGATACGATCATTCTTAAAAAGTATGAGCCTGCTTGCATCTTCTGCGGTCAAGCAAAAGGTGTTACAAACTTAATGGGTAAGAACATTTGTCCAGAGTGTATCACTAAGATTGGCAACTTATAATTCCAATTCAATCAGCAAAGGACAGCATCTTTACGATGCTGTCCTTTTTGTATGTTCCTTATCGCTCTTGGTTTGCAGTCGCCTTATAAAGCTCCTGGCGGTCAACTCCGTAAACTTTGGCAAGTTCTTTGACGACTTCCTTTTGTCTTTCACCGCCAAGGACTCTTTTGTGGACTTCATCAATGGCCTCTTCCAAAGTCATCTCTTCCTTGATTTCCTTATAGCCTTCTACAACCACGACGAACTCGCCTTTTGGCGGTGTCTGCTCATAGTGCCTTATGGCTTCTGAGACGGTCGTGTGGAAATAGGTCTCATACTTTTTTGTAAGTTCCCTACCAAGTGTGATGTTCCTGTCGCCTAGGACTTCGAGCATATCCTCAAGCGCTTTCAGAATTCGATGGGGCGACTCGTAAAAGACCAGCGTCGCTGTGATTCCCTTGAGTTTCTCCAAATGTTTTTTTCGCCTTTGCCTGTCTAAAAATCCCTCGTAATGGAAGGGTTGGGTCTGCATGTTCGAAGCGATCACTGCTGTGACAGCTGCGCTTGCCCCCGGCAAAACCGTGTACTCGATGTTTTCCCTAATACAGGCCTTGATCAGTTCCTCCCCAGGATCCGAAATACCAGGCATGCCCGCGTCGCTGACGAGTGCGATATCCATACCGCTTCTTAATTTTTCAATGATTTTTTCTGTCATCGCCTTTTCATTGTGTTCATGGTAACTGAAAAGATGCTTCTTTATTTCAAAATGATTGAGTAATTTTACCGTCACGCGTGTATCCTCGCATGCGATCTCATCCACAGACTTCAACGTTTCGACTGCTCTGTAGGTCATATCGCCTAAGTTTCCGATAGGCGTAGGGCAAATATAAAGCATGTTGTCACTCCTTTTCTCCAAAGACGGTGATACTCGCATTCCTATAGATGGAGTAGATCATCTCGGTATATCCACCATCCTCATCATAGACGACAATCGGATCCTCGAACTTTAGCTCGTGGTTGCCATATTTCACAAACTTCATCAGCATGATATTGGGTCTGGAATTGAACTTAGGCTGAACAAACTGGATCCGTTTGGGTTCGAGCCTCATTTTTCTTGCTATCTCCACGATATCCACCAGTCGGTCCGGTCGATGTACCAGGTAGAACCTACCGTTGGGCTTGAGCACGTGGAATGCGGCTTTAAAGATATCCTCTAAGGAACAAGCCACCTCATGTCTTGAAATCGTCTTATAATCCGATTCGTTCTTGATTCCCCCGTTGACTTTAAAGTAGGGTGGGTTCGATGTGACCACGTCCATACATCCTTTTGAAAAAGTGGTCGGAACCTCTTTTATGTCGCCGGTCACAATGGTGATTCGATCTGAAAGCTTGTTGTGCTTCACAGTCCTATCCGCCATTTCAGCCACTTCGGCTTGTAACTCGACTCCTGTGATATGTTTCGCATCGGATTTTCCTACGATCAACAGGGGAACGATTGCGGTACCTGTTCCAAGATCCATCACTTGGTTGTTTTTTCTTATTTCAGTCCAATTGGCAAGCAACACGGCGTCGATGCCGAAACTGAACCATTTCTTGTTTTGAATGATCTGAAGTCCGTTTACTTGCAGATCATCCAGTCTTTCACCGTCTTTTAACATGCTACCACCTCATAAGAAGAGACTCTAAGTCTACCTAGAGTCTCTTCATGATCGTTACTTATCAAAAACCTCATCCGGTTGATCTTCAACTATTACGGTTTCATCTGATTTTCCCTTGCAGTTTCCGTCCTCGCAAGATTTTTTTCCTTGCTTGACACGTTTGCGGTCTTCACGAAGGATTAAACTGTTGTGATACTCAAAAAAGTCATCGCTGAGTTCTGGATGGCCACTTTTGGTCTGGTTGCCTGTCAGTAATTTTACCTTCACCATCTCTTTAAGTACGCTTACATTGAACACGACAGCCGGTCCGTCAGGTGTCTTGACCGTCTCACCCTGCTTAGGAAGTTCTTTGTTGAGCTCTCTGTAGGTATCGTACTCATATCGTAGGCAGCACATGAGTCGTCCGCAAATTCCCGAAATCTTAGTCGGATTGAGCGAAAGGCTTTGATCCTTGGCCATTTTAATCGAAACGGGAACAAAATCACCAAGCCAAGTCGCACAGCACAGCTGATAACCGCACTGGCCTATTCCGTTGAGCATTTTCGCTTCGTCGCGCACTCCGATTTGTCTAAGTTCGATTCGAGTTCTGAAGATCGACGCAAGGTCCTTCACCAGTTCTCTAAAATCCACTCGTCCATCCGCTGTAAAATAGAATATCACTTTATTGTTGTCGAACGTGTATTCCACATCCACAAGCTTCATGTCCAAGTTATGTTCTTTGATTTTCTCGACGCATAGTTCAAAGGCGTCAAGCGCTTTTTCCTTGTTTTGCTCGTGCGCCATCGAATCTTCTTCCGTTGCGATTCTGACCACCTTTTTCAGTGGTGACACAAGCTCTTCTTCCGCGATTTCCTTGATGCCGACAACCACCATGCCAAACTCGATACCGCGGACCGTTTCGACGATCACACCGTCATCTTTTTTTATCTCGAAATCACCTGGATCAAAATAATAGATCTTACCAGCTTTTTTAAACCTTACTCCTATGACCTTAACCATTTACTGCCTCCTGTATTTTATACAGCATAGCTTCTGTTACCAGAATATAATTTTGCTGACGTTTAATAGCGACTTTTGCTTCTTCAACCGCACCCATGGATTTTGTGATGCATGGGATACTTAATTTCTTACTACATTGTATCATGCTTTCGCGCTCAGCCCCAAGACGTAAATATTCGCTTGAAACTCCTTCTTTTAAAAGCAACACATCCTGTAGCCAGATGAGTATCAGGTCAAGCAGGTCGTCGCAGTCGTTTTTCAGATTTTCAAATACAGGTACCAGCGGCAACCATTTTTCAGGCTTATTCATCAAAAGGCCGCAAAGCAACTGGTACAGCTCTCTTACTCCTTTTGCAAACACATCATCTGTTGACCATTTCAGATACTTTCCATAACTCCCTTGGGCGATGGAAACCAGTTCATGATCAAGTTCCATGTTGTCTTTCTCGATCAGTTCTAGGATGCCCTTGTCAGGAATCGGATTGAATGCGATTCGTATCACACGGCTTCTTATGGTAGGAAGC
Proteins encoded:
- a CDS encoding AbrB/MazE/SpoVT family DNA-binding domain-containing protein; its protein translation is MKSTGIVRKVDELGRVVIPIELRRTLSIGEKDALEIFTESDTIILKKYEPACIFCGQAKGVTNLMGKNICPECITKIGNL
- the rsmI gene encoding 16S rRNA (cytidine(1402)-2'-O)-methyltransferase, with translation MLYICPTPIGNLGDMTYRAVETLKSVDEIACEDTRVTVKLLNHFEIKKHLFSYHEHNEKAMTEKIIEKLRSGMDIALVSDAGMPGISDPGEELIKACIRENIEYTVLPGASAAVTAVIASNMQTQPFHYEGFLDRQRRKKHLEKLKGITATLVFYESPHRILKALEDMLEVLGDRNITLGRELTKKYETYFHTTVSEAIRHYEQTPPKGEFVVVVEGYKEIKEEMTLEEAIDEVHKRVLGGERQKEVVKELAKVYGVDRQELYKATANQER
- a CDS encoding tRNA1(Val) (adenine(37)-N6)-methyltransferase; amino-acid sequence: MLKDGERLDDLQVNGLQIIQNKKWFSFGIDAVLLANWTEIRKNNQVMDLGTGTAIVPLLIVGKSDAKHITGVELQAEVAEMADRTVKHNKLSDRITIVTGDIKEVPTTFSKGCMDVVTSNPPYFKVNGGIKNESDYKTISRHEVACSLEDIFKAAFHVLKPNGRFYLVHRPDRLVDIVEIARKMRLEPKRIQFVQPKFNSRPNIMLMKFVKYGNHELKFEDPIVVYDEDGGYTEMIYSIYRNASITVFGEKE
- a CDS encoding stage 0 sporulation family protein, which gives rise to MVKVIGVRFKKAGKIYYFDPGDFEIKKDDGVIVETVRGIEFGMVVVGIKEIAEEELVSPLKKVVRIATEEDSMAHEQNKEKALDAFELCVEKIKEHNLDMKLVDVEYTFDNNKVIFYFTADGRVDFRELVKDLASIFRTRIELRQIGVRDEAKMLNGIGQCGYQLCCATWLGDFVPVSIKMAKDQSLSLNPTKISGICGRLMCCLRYEYDTYRELNKELPKQGETVKTPDGPAVVFNVSVLKEMVKVKLLTGNQTKSGHPELSDDFFEYHNSLILREDRKRVKQGKKSCEDGNCKGKSDETVIVEDQPDEVFDK
- a CDS encoding DNA polymerase III subunit delta' C-terminal domain-containing protein; the encoded protein is MFDSIMGHQRQKEYFEQIVHEDRYAHAYCFEGIKGIGKFTFAKSLAKYLLCGENEALRAKFESGNHPDILVVAPTGASIKTEQIDEIHGYVHVKPYLSDMKIVIIDESALMTEQAQNKMLKLIEEPPGHAMVILIADNITRLLPTIRSRVIRIAFNPIPDKGILELIEKDNMELDHELVSIAQGSYGKYLKWSTDDVFAKGVRELYQLLCGLLMNKPEKWLPLVPVFENLKNDCDDLLDLILIWLQDVLLLKEGVSSEYLRLGAERESMIQCSKKLSIPCITKSMGAVEEAKVAIKRQQNYILVTEAMLYKIQEAVNG